GCTTGCTCGCGATCCTCGTCTGTCCGCTTACCGGCGGTCCCTTGCGCTACGACGCCAAGCGCCAGGAACTGTTGTCCGGCAAAGCCGGTCTCGCCTACCCGATACGGGACGGCATCCCGGTGCTGCTCGCCGACGAGGCACGCCCCCTGGCGCCCGAAGAATGCGCCGGCCTGCCGGGAGGCGCGCCG
This DNA window, taken from Gammaproteobacteria bacterium, encodes the following:
- a CDS encoding Trm112 family protein; translation: MEKRLLAILVCPLTGGPLRYDAKRQELLSGKAGLAYPIRDGIPVLLADEARPLAPEECAGLPGGAPEEPPPQENPPGRQGQ